A window of the Flavobacterium sangjuense genome harbors these coding sequences:
- a CDS encoding AMP-binding protein has translation MKHYADNFAHEHLPSPDLQPDYVFLDLPQFNRPEMMNCVDKLLDNHIKEGHGNNPCIRTFETTWTYNDLYEKANQLAHVLVDDLGLVSGNRVLIRSANNPMMVACWFAILKTGGIVVSTMPLLRSKELTTIIDCAEISHALCDKALQDEMNLVKSDFLKSTCFYDELETLMQSKAKTFTNYHSKSDSVALIGFTSGTTGLPKMTSHYHKDILNICEAFPPYSLQPTQKDIFTGSPPLGFTFGLGGLVLFPMYFGASTFLIEKPTPEMLLQAIQEHKITICFTAPTAWRVITSKVTDFDISSLRKCVSAGETLPLKVWQDWYDATGLKIIDGIGATEMLHIFISSNTENMKPGATGLAITGYEAKIIDANGNELPKNEPGRLVVRGITGCKYLNRIEKQKQYVENGWNVTGDIFRQDEDGYFWFVARGDDMIISSGYNIAAIEVESVLLTHEDILECAVVGLPDEERGMLVCAHIVLKEKSKATDNMKNHIQHWFKEVAAPYKYPRVIYFTEALPKTETGKIQRFKLK, from the coding sequence ATGAAACATTACGCAGACAATTTCGCTCACGAACATTTACCAAGCCCAGACTTGCAGCCTGATTATGTTTTTCTGGATTTGCCTCAGTTCAATCGTCCGGAAATGATGAATTGTGTTGACAAATTATTAGACAATCATATCAAAGAAGGTCATGGCAATAATCCTTGCATTCGAACATTTGAAACGACATGGACATACAATGATTTATACGAAAAAGCCAATCAGCTTGCTCATGTTTTAGTGGATGATTTGGGATTGGTTTCCGGAAATCGTGTGTTGATTCGTTCTGCTAACAACCCAATGATGGTAGCTTGTTGGTTTGCCATTTTAAAAACTGGTGGAATTGTCGTTTCAACTATGCCTCTGCTTCGTTCCAAAGAACTAACTACGATTATTGATTGCGCCGAAATCTCACACGCTCTGTGCGATAAAGCTTTGCAGGATGAAATGAATTTAGTTAAATCAGACTTCCTGAAAAGTACTTGTTTCTATGATGAATTAGAAACATTAATGCAATCTAAAGCAAAGACATTCACCAATTACCATTCAAAATCAGATAGTGTTGCGTTAATCGGATTCACTTCAGGAACTACAGGCTTACCAAAAATGACCTCGCATTATCACAAAGACATTCTAAATATTTGCGAAGCATTTCCGCCCTATTCATTACAACCAACACAAAAAGACATTTTCACCGGAAGCCCACCATTAGGATTTACTTTCGGTTTGGGTGGATTGGTTTTGTTTCCGATGTATTTTGGAGCATCCACGTTTCTTATAGAAAAACCAACACCCGAAATGCTGTTACAGGCCATTCAGGAACATAAAATTACAATTTGCTTTACGGCGCCAACAGCTTGGCGCGTGATAACTTCTAAAGTAACCGACTTTGATATTTCGAGCTTACGCAAATGTGTTTCTGCTGGCGAAACCTTACCGTTAAAAGTTTGGCAGGATTGGTACGATGCCACAGGACTGAAAATCATCGACGGAATTGGCGCAACCGAAATGCTGCATATTTTTATTTCTTCTAATACCGAAAATATGAAACCCGGAGCAACCGGACTTGCCATTACTGGATATGAAGCCAAAATTATTGATGCAAACGGGAATGAATTGCCAAAAAATGAACCCGGAAGATTAGTCGTTCGTGGCATCACAGGCTGCAAATATTTAAATAGAATTGAAAAGCAAAAACAATACGTCGAAAACGGTTGGAATGTTACCGGAGATATTTTCCGTCAGGACGAAGATGGCTATTTTTGGTTTGTAGCGCGTGGCGATGACATGATAATTTCTTCGGGCTATAACATAGCGGCGATTGAAGTAGAAAGCGTACTTTTAACTCACGAAGATATACTGGAATGTGCTGTGGTTGGTTTGCCCGATGAAGAACGCGGAATGCTGGTTTGTGCGCATATTGTACTCAAAGAAAAAAGTAAAGCTACAGATAATATGAAAAACCATATTCAACACTGGTTCAAGGAAGTAGCTGCGCCGTATAAATATCCTAGAGTAATTTATTTTACAGAAGCACTGCCCAAAACCGAAACCGGAAAAATACAACGATTTAAATTGAAATAA
- a CDS encoding acyl-CoA thioesterase, translating to MNNPFIKTEKIRFKHVDYAGIVFYPRFLEMLNDLVEDWFEEALDRPFSKIHETNGIPTVDLKVQFKKAARLGETLTKKLWVINLGGASVNCGFRFEDEQGKTCLEGEVTLVNVAIAENRNDIKAEAFNDDMKAKISSFII from the coding sequence ATGAATAACCCTTTTATAAAAACCGAAAAAATCCGTTTCAAACATGTTGATTATGCGGGGATTGTTTTCTATCCGCGTTTCTTAGAAATGCTCAACGACTTGGTTGAAGATTGGTTTGAAGAAGCGCTGGACCGACCATTTTCAAAAATCCATGAAACGAACGGAATTCCGACAGTAGATTTAAAAGTACAATTCAAAAAAGCAGCACGATTGGGTGAAACATTAACCAAAAAACTTTGGGTAATAAACCTTGGTGGTGCTTCTGTAAATTGCGGTTTCCGTTTTGAAGATGAACAGGGAAAAACCTGTTTGGAAGGAGAAGTAACCTTGGTAAACGTAGCCATAGCTGAAAACAGAAATGACATCAAAGCGGAAGCTTTTAATGACGATATGAAAGCAAAGATTTCATCATTTATAATTTAA
- a CDS encoding carbon-nitrogen hydrolase family protein, whose product MEFKKFKAAAVQTSPVFINVEKTIDKAISFVKEATANGANLVAFPEVFVAGYPYWNWIMTPVQGSKWYEQLYKSSVKVDDAVMQPLYQAAKNHNCHIVIGINERGDSYGEIYNTNLIIDNNGKLIGKHRKLVPTWAEKLTWTSGDGSSLKVYNTEIGPIGTLACGENTNTLARFTLLSQGELIHIANYISLPVAPPDYDMAEAIKIRAAAHSFEGKLFTIVSCSTISKEIMEALKPDVPNVEELLTRKNSAFSGIIGPNGAVVGQPLIDDEGIVYANIDLEKCIQPKQMHDILGHYNRFDIFDLRVNTAPTRKITFIDNHEEFNKR is encoded by the coding sequence ATGGAGTTCAAAAAATTCAAAGCCGCAGCCGTACAAACATCACCCGTTTTTATTAATGTAGAAAAAACGATTGACAAAGCGATTTCATTCGTAAAAGAAGCCACTGCAAACGGAGCTAATTTGGTTGCGTTTCCGGAAGTTTTTGTGGCTGGTTATCCGTATTGGAATTGGATTATGACTCCGGTTCAGGGAAGCAAATGGTACGAGCAATTGTATAAATCATCAGTAAAAGTCGATGATGCCGTAATGCAGCCATTATATCAGGCGGCAAAAAATCACAATTGTCACATCGTTATCGGAATCAATGAACGAGGCGATAGTTATGGCGAAATATACAACACCAATTTAATCATAGACAATAACGGAAAACTTATTGGCAAACACAGAAAACTGGTGCCAACCTGGGCAGAAAAACTGACATGGACAAGCGGTGACGGTTCTTCTCTAAAAGTGTATAATACTGAAATTGGCCCAATAGGAACTTTGGCTTGTGGCGAAAACACAAATACACTAGCACGTTTTACCTTGTTATCGCAAGGCGAATTGATTCATATTGCTAATTATATTTCACTTCCTGTTGCGCCACCAGATTATGATATGGCGGAAGCGATAAAAATCCGCGCTGCCGCACATTCATTCGAAGGTAAATTGTTTACAATCGTTTCGTGTTCAACGATATCCAAAGAAATTATGGAAGCTTTAAAACCTGACGTTCCAAATGTAGAAGAATTATTGACCAGAAAGAATTCTGCTTTCTCAGGAATCATTGGTCCAAATGGCGCTGTCGTTGGGCAACCTTTAATTGATGACGAAGGAATTGTTTACGCCAATATTGATTTGGAAAAATGTATTCAGCCAAAACAAATGCACGACATTCTTGGCCATTACAACCGCTTTGATATTTTTGATTTGCGGGTAAATACAGCTCCAACAAGAAAGATTACTTTTATAGACAATCACGAAGAATTTAATAAAAGATAA
- a CDS encoding cupin domain-containing protein, giving the protein MNENHSDDQIGRARVQDSPELLAYYKELETLGAGALWTVANDIEPWEPRSSSVAMLWKYESLRDLVLKSSELVTPEQAGRRVVYLVNDKRKDVSAAVGWLYTGIQVTRPGESTSAHRHKASALRFIMEGEGGYTVVDGNKITFEVNDFVITPNSTWHEHGVDTNGKTCIWQDGLDIPLVNALEANDYAVFDGKQPLANEVNFSPITYGCTGLIPADKTWDKPYSPLFKYSWKKVYPAIVEAAKVNPVNPIDGILMQYSNPSTGGHVMQTMSASMQLLPTGFKGKAHKHTGSFVYQCAKGKGYSIINGKRFDWKERDIFCVPSWAWHEHHNASDTEDACLFSFNDLPVIEKLGLYQERELEENNGFQKIE; this is encoded by the coding sequence ATGAACGAAAACCATTCAGACGACCAAATTGGTAGAGCACGTGTTCAGGATTCGCCCGAATTATTAGCCTATTACAAAGAACTCGAAACACTTGGCGCTGGTGCCTTATGGACCGTTGCCAACGATATTGAACCATGGGAACCAAGAAGTTCATCGGTTGCTATGCTGTGGAAATATGAAAGCTTACGCGACTTAGTTTTAAAATCATCCGAATTAGTTACACCTGAACAAGCTGGACGAAGAGTAGTTTATTTGGTAAACGACAAACGAAAAGATGTTTCTGCAGCTGTTGGCTGGTTATACACCGGAATTCAGGTTACACGTCCGGGTGAAAGCACTTCGGCTCACCGACACAAAGCTTCTGCCTTGCGTTTTATCATGGAAGGCGAAGGCGGTTACACTGTTGTGGATGGGAATAAAATTACATTTGAAGTAAATGATTTTGTGATTACACCTAATTCAACCTGGCACGAACACGGCGTTGATACGAATGGCAAAACCTGTATTTGGCAGGATGGTCTGGATATTCCGTTAGTGAATGCTTTGGAAGCCAATGATTATGCGGTTTTTGATGGAAAACAACCTTTAGCAAATGAGGTCAATTTTTCTCCTATAACTTATGGTTGCACAGGATTAATTCCAGCTGATAAGACCTGGGACAAACCGTATTCGCCATTGTTTAAATATTCCTGGAAAAAAGTTTATCCGGCAATAGTCGAAGCTGCAAAAGTAAATCCTGTAAATCCAATTGATGGAATTCTGATGCAGTATTCCAATCCTTCAACTGGCGGACATGTAATGCAAACAATGAGTGCGAGCATGCAATTATTACCTACGGGTTTCAAAGGAAAAGCACACAAACATACAGGTTCTTTTGTCTATCAATGTGCGAAAGGAAAAGGCTATTCCATTATCAACGGGAAACGTTTTGACTGGAAGGAAAGAGATATTTTCTGCGTTCCATCCTGGGCATGGCATGAGCATCACAACGCATCAGATACCGAAGATGCCTGCTTATTTTCGTTCAACGATTTGCCTGTAATTGAAAAACTAGGATTATACCAAGAAAGAGAATTAGAAGAAAACAACGGATTTCAGAAAATAGAATAA
- a CDS encoding fumarylacetoacetate hydrolase family protein, translating to MKLLTYKTQDSDEPRLGFIHNNQIIDMEDFGEISNFPLPTTMLELIDMGFELVEELNDMIADTEPAFFEEIAYEMDEVTFLAPIPKPRKNIIGIGLNYTEHVAESARTLDTTGKLPQKPIIFSKPPTTVTATNTDIIKNTKLTSQLDWEVELAVVIGKKGKYVPKADAMDYVFGYTVINDISARDCRREGQWIVSKGQDTFAPMGPILVTKDEIKNPHNLNLSLKVNGIEKQNSNTKFLLFNINDLIEDLSTVFTLEPGDIIATGTPSGVGAGRNPQEWLYDGDVIEATVEGIGTIVNTVKEI from the coding sequence ATGAAACTACTAACATACAAAACACAAGACAGCGACGAACCACGCCTGGGATTTATCCATAATAATCAAATTATCGATATGGAGGATTTTGGTGAAATATCCAATTTCCCATTACCGACAACGATGTTGGAATTGATTGATATGGGGTTTGAACTGGTGGAAGAACTTAACGATATGATTGCCGATACTGAACCAGCTTTCTTCGAAGAAATCGCTTATGAAATGGACGAAGTGACGTTCCTTGCTCCTATTCCGAAACCAAGAAAGAACATTATAGGTATTGGCTTGAATTATACCGAGCACGTTGCTGAAAGCGCACGAACCTTAGACACAACCGGAAAGCTTCCTCAAAAACCAATCATCTTTTCAAAGCCTCCAACAACGGTTACGGCTACAAATACCGATATTATTAAAAACACCAAACTGACTTCACAATTAGACTGGGAAGTTGAATTGGCTGTGGTTATTGGCAAAAAAGGAAAATATGTTCCCAAAGCTGATGCCATGGATTATGTGTTTGGTTATACAGTTATCAATGATATTTCGGCGCGTGATTGCCGCCGTGAAGGTCAATGGATTGTTTCCAAAGGTCAGGATACTTTTGCGCCAATGGGACCAATATTGGTCACCAAAGACGAAATCAAAAATCCACACAACCTGAATTTGTCGTTAAAAGTAAACGGCATTGAAAAACAGAACTCGAATACCAAATTCCTATTGTTTAACATCAACGATTTGATTGAAGATTTGAGTACGGTTTTTACTTTGGAACCTGGTGATATAATCGCAACCGGAACTCCATCCGGAGTTGGAGCTGGTCGCAATCCACAGGAATGGTTATATGATGGCGATGTGATTGAAGCCACTGTGGAAGGAATTGGAACCATTGTAAATACTGTAAAAGAAATTTAG
- a CDS encoding class I SAM-dependent methyltransferase, producing MDQTKIAVDVFNKLADVYQDKFMDVSLYHDSLDVFCNSIKKGNPEILELACGPGNITKYLLEKRPDFKILGSDLAPNMIELAKINNPNAHFKLMDCRAIASLAKKYDGILCGFGLPYLLKEEAVQFIKDASQKLNENGILYISTMEDDNSKSGFKTGSTGDKMYQNFHQADYLTKELEENNFSIIYLDRKEYIHNQEKTTDLIIIATK from the coding sequence ATGGATCAAACAAAAATAGCAGTCGATGTATTCAACAAACTTGCCGATGTTTATCAGGACAAGTTTATGGATGTTTCCTTGTACCATGATTCGCTCGATGTGTTTTGCAATTCGATAAAAAAAGGCAACCCGGAAATTTTAGAATTGGCTTGTGGTCCCGGAAATATTACAAAGTACCTGCTGGAAAAACGTCCCGATTTTAAAATTCTAGGTTCTGATTTGGCTCCGAATATGATTGAATTGGCAAAAATAAATAATCCAAATGCCCATTTTAAGTTAATGGATTGCAGAGCAATAGCAAGTCTTGCAAAGAAATATGACGGAATACTTTGTGGGTTTGGCCTACCCTATTTATTAAAAGAAGAAGCCGTTCAATTTATCAAAGATGCAAGTCAAAAATTAAATGAAAACGGAATCCTCTACATCAGTACTATGGAAGACGATAATTCCAAATCGGGATTTAAAACCGGAAGTACAGGCGACAAAATGTACCAGAATTTCCATCAAGCCGATTATTTGACAAAAGAGCTTGAAGAAAATAATTTTAGCATCATTTATCTTGATCGAAAAGAATATATTCACAACCAAGAAAAAACTACCGATTTAATTATTATTGCAACAAAATGA
- a CDS encoding maleate cis-trans isomerase family protein produces the protein MKKYRIGQIVPSSNVTMETEIPAIFRSRETILPERFTFHSSRMRMKKVTKEELEAMDAMSLKCAQELSDAHVDVMGYACLVAIMSMGRGYHCVSEVNLHQETIANDFPTPIVTSAGSLINGLKVLGAKQVSIITPYMRPLTDMVVDYIEHQGFKVKESIALEIPDNLEVAAQNPMNLLEIYKRLDLTDVDVLVVSACVQMPSLEAIDLIQTEIGIPVTSAAVCTTYEMMKKLGIEAKSAIGGELLSGKY, from the coding sequence ATGAAGAAATACAGAATAGGTCAAATTGTACCATCATCAAACGTAACAATGGAAACCGAAATCCCGGCGATTTTCCGTTCCAGAGAAACTATTTTACCGGAGCGTTTTACGTTTCATTCTAGCAGAATGCGAATGAAAAAAGTAACCAAAGAAGAACTCGAAGCCATGGATGCCATGAGTTTGAAATGCGCTCAGGAATTATCCGATGCACATGTCGATGTTATGGGTTATGCCTGTCTAGTAGCAATTATGAGTATGGGAAGAGGTTATCACTGTGTTTCGGAAGTTAACCTGCACCAGGAAACTATTGCCAACGATTTCCCAACGCCTATAGTAACTTCAGCCGGATCCTTGATTAATGGTTTGAAAGTTTTGGGTGCCAAACAAGTTTCAATCATAACGCCATATATGCGTCCGTTAACCGATATGGTTGTCGATTATATAGAGCATCAGGGATTCAAAGTAAAAGAAAGTATTGCGCTGGAAATTCCGGATAATCTGGAAGTCGCTGCCCAAAATCCAATGAACTTATTGGAAATCTATAAACGATTGGATTTAACTGATGTTGATGTTTTAGTCGTATCAGCCTGTGTGCAAATGCCATCTTTAGAAGCTATCGATTTAATCCAGACAGAAATCGGAATTCCGGTAACTTCGGCCGCGGTTTGTACTACCTATGAAATGATGAAAAAATTGGGCATCGAAGCCAAATCTGCTATCGGTGGAGAATTGCTAAGCGGAAAATATTAA